Proteins found in one Lycium ferocissimum isolate CSIRO_LF1 chromosome 6, AGI_CSIRO_Lferr_CH_V1, whole genome shotgun sequence genomic segment:
- the LOC132059077 gene encoding LOW QUALITY PROTEIN: endoribonuclease Dicer homolog 2 (The sequence of the model RefSeq protein was modified relative to this genomic sequence to represent the inferred CDS: deleted 2 bases in 1 codon; substituted 2 bases at 2 genomic stop codons) encodes MEPADVEVSENQQLSADPLPFARSYQLEALETSLKQNTIVYLETGSGKTLIAIMLLRSYAYLLRKPSPYIAVFLVPTVVLVTQQGDSISMHTDLKVGTYWGEMGVDYWNAATWQQEVEDHEVLVMTPAILLAALRHSFLKIEMIKVIIFDECHNARGRHSYACIMKEFYHRQLTCESAQLPRIFGMTASPIKSKGSGTADSYWQKIRDLENLMHSKVYTCVSESVLAEYIPFSNTKLKIYQNVNISCTLFHSLAHDLKRLKEKHECSISKSNLSYMSAGSATRRLTKLYSAFLFCLSEMGAWLAFKAAEFLSCAENEFFSWGELDVCAQTIVRDFSLGASKVFLARLPSGSRWSIGGDIQANTDAGYLTSKVTCLIESLLEYRDLKDLRCIIFVERIITAIVLRSLLNELLPELTGWRTEYTAGHTSVVQSQSRKTQNKIVEEFRKGLVNIIVATSILEEGLDVQSCNLVVRFDPSTTVCSFIQSRGRARMQNSDFLLMIGSGDSSTLTRMQNYMASGEIMRQESLRHASIPCSPLDDELLVEPCYKVESTGAVVTLSSSVSLLYFYCSRLPSDGYFKPNPRCVIDNETETCTLHLPKSCPLQRTISVQGNAKILKQLACLEACKELHHMGALTDNLVPDIVEEEAINKELECQIHTVEESKYFPPELVSHCGNDSEAVYYCYLVELEHESYNDFPLHGIILAVRKRLMFDDEILAFDLDVDRGRRLQVQLNYSKVVTLTSEEIRRCQSFQVSVFRILLDRDLSKVQGALAAAVQSPIGSAVSDYLLLPSLGSTPEINWKCVNSLLFPSHVLVDKHMDCCSTQGSKRSVNTKTGVVCSCMLENSLVCTPHNGHIYCITGFLDNLDCNSLLDMRTGESFTYKEYYKKRHGIKICFEGEPLLRGKHISKVHNYLQRCRAQKAKDSTDSSVELPPELCSLIMSPVSIFTLHTYAYVPSIMHRIESLVMASNLKRMHLDDCTLNVFIPTAKVLEAMTTKKCLEKFHLESLETLGDSFLKYAASIQLFKTYENHHEGLLTVKKNKIISNAALCRLAIARKIPGFIRNEPFDLKTWLIPGDNSQVHKFDEEFLMPSVKMYSRGKLKIKSKRVADVVEALIGAYLSSGGEVAALSFMKWLGLDIDFVDAPMPRHFPMNAEKLVNVRYLESMLHYKFNDPSLLVEALTHGSYMLPEIPRCYQRLEFLGDAVLDYVVTAHLYFKYPGLTPGLITDLRSASVNNECYAHSAVKAGLHKHILHASQELQRQIFGTVEDFEKLDLVSTFGWEAETTFPKVLGDVIEFXSFILLGSLXVLGDAIFVDSSFNKDITFQSIRPLLEPLITPQTIKLHPVRELSELCDQKGYIKKKNVVSRENGVAYITVEVEANGVVYKSTCSGRDKIIAKKVASKNVLKSLKECASNA; translated from the exons ATGGAGCCAGCTGATGTTGAAGTCTCGGAAAACCAACAGCTCTCCGCTGACCCTCTGCCTTTTGCAAGAAG TTATCAGTTGGAAGCCCTGGAGACTTCACTAAAGCAGAACACCATTGTTTACTTGGAGACTGGTTCAGGAAAGACCCTAATAGCGATAATGCTTCTTAGAAGCTACGCGTACCTTCTTCGAAAGCCATCTCCGTACATAGCTGTTTTCTTGGTCCCGACTGTTGTTCTGGTGACTCAG CAAGGAGATTCTATCAGTATGCATACTGACTTAAAAGTCGGAACATATTGGGGTGAAATGGGTGTTGATTACTGGAATGCTGCGACGTGGCAACAAGAAGTGGAAGACCATGAG GTACTTGTTATGACACCAGCGATACTACTTGCTGCTTTGAGGCATAGCTTTCTAAAAATAGAAATGATAAAGGTTATAATATTTGATGAGTGCCACAATGCACGAGGCAGACACTCCTATGCCTGCATAATGAAG GAATTTTATCATCGGCAATTAACC TGTGAGAGCGCACAACTTCCAAGAATATTCGGGATGACTGCTTCCCCTATAAAGTCTAAAG GTTCTGGCACGGCAGATAGTTATTGGCAAAAGATTCGTGACCTCGAGAATCTTATGCATTCCAAG GTATACACGTGCGTAAGTGAATCGGTTTTGGCGGAGTATATCCCATTCTCAAATACGAAGCTGAAGATATATCAAAATGTGAATATTTCTTGCACATTGTTTCATAGTTTAGCTCATGACCTTAAAAGGTTGAAAGAAAAG CATGAATGCTCGATTTCAAAGTCAAATCTGTCTTATATGAGTGCTGGATCTGCAACAAGAAGATTAACAAAACTTTATTCGGCTTTCCTATTTTGTCTGAGTGAGATGGGTGCTTGGCTGGCTTTCAAG GCAGCTGAGTTTTTGTCCTGTGCAGAAAATGAATTCTTTTCATGGGGAGAACTAGATGTATGTGCCCAAACAATTGTTAGAGATTTCAGTTTGGGTGCATCTAAGGTTTTCTTGGCTCGCTTACCATCTG GGTCACGTTGGTCAATTGGTGGTGATATTCAGGCAAATACGGATGCTGGATATTTGACATCCAAAGTTACTTGTCTTATAGAGTCTCTTCTCGAGTACAG GGACCTGAAGGATTTGAGATGCATCATATTTGTTGAGAGAATTATTACAGCAATTGTTCTTCGGTCTCTATTGAATGAGTTGCTTCCGGAACTAACTGGTTGGAGAACTGAGTACACAGCAGGGCATACTTCTGTGGTGCAGTCACAGAGTAGGAAAACCCAAAATAAAATTGTCGAAGAATTTCGCAAGGGTCTg GTGAACATTATTGTAGCGACATCTATTCTTGAAGAGGGCTTGGATGTCCAAAGTTGCAACCTTGTCGTTCGGTTTGATCCCTCAACTACTGTTTGTAGCTTTATACAATCTCGTGGACGAGCTCGAATGCAAAACTCCGACTTTCTTCTGATGATCGGAAG TGGGGATTCTTCAACCCTCACTCGCATGCAAAACTATATGGCTAGTGGGGAGATAATGCGGCAAGAATCATTACGTCATGCTTCTATTCCATGTTCACCTCTAGACGATGAATTGCTTGTTGAACCTTGCTACAAAGTTGAAAGCACCGGAGCAGTTGTCACCCTCAGTTCTAGCGTGTCATTGTTATACTTCTACTGCTCTAGGCTACCTTCAGATGG GTACTTTAAGCCCAATCCTAGGTGTGTGATTGATAATGAAACAGAAACCTGCACCTTACATCTTCCCAAAAGTTGCCCACTACAAAGAACTATAAGTGTACAGGGGAATGCCAAAATATTGAAGCAACTTGCATGCCTGGAAGCTTGTAAAGAACTTCATCACATGGGTGCCTTGACTGACAATCTTGTTCCTGATATTGTGGAGGAAGAAGCCATCAACAAAGAATTGG AATGTCAAATCCATACTGTTGAAGAATCAAAATACTTTCCACCAGAATTGGTTAGCCATTGCGGCAATGATTCAGAAGCGGTGTACTACTGCTACCTGGTTGAGTTGGAACATGAGTCTTACAACGATTTCCCGCTTCATGGGATAATACTTGCTGTTAGGAAAAGGCTCATGTTtgatgatgaaatattggcttttgACTTAGACGTTGATAGGGGACGACGCTTGCAAGTACAATTAAATTATAGTAAAGTTGTTACGCTTACTTCTGAAGAG ATTCGACGGTGTCAGAGTTTTCAAGTCAGTGTCTTCAGAATTCTTCTTGACCGTGATCTGAGTAAAGTGCAGGGCGCTTTGGCTGCTGCAGTTCAGTCGCCTATTGGTTCTGCAGTTTCTGATTATCTTTTGCTTCCATCTTTGGGTTCAACCCCTGAAATAAATTGGAAATGTGTGAATTCTTTGCTGTTTCCTTCTCATGTTCTTGTGGATAAGCATATGGATTGCTGTTCTACACAAGGTAGCAAGCGCAGTGTGAACACCAAAACTGGGGTGGTATGTAGCTGCATGTTGGAGAACTCATTGGTCTGTACACCTCATAACGGCCATATATACTGCATTACCGGTTTTTTGGATAATTTGGATTGCAACTCATTGTTGGATATGAGAACTGGAGAATCCTTTACCTACAAAGAATACTACAAAAAACG GCATGGGATCAAGATATGCTTTGAAGGAGAACCACTTCTTCGGGGGAAGCATATTTCTAAAGTGCACAATTACCTTCAGAGATGTAGAGCTCAGAAGGCTAAAG ATTCAACTGATTCATCCGTTGAGTTGCCTCCTGAACTTTGTTCCCTCATCATGTCTCCTGTCTCTATTTTTACCCTTCATACCTATGCATATGTTCCTTCGATCATGCATCGGATTGAGTCCTTGGTTATGGcctcaaatttgaaaagaaTGCATTTGGATGACTGCACTCTAAATGTTTTTATCCCAACCGCTAAA GTTTTGGAAGCAATGACAACAAAGAAATGCCTCGAGAAGTTTCATTTGGAATCACTTGAGACACTTGGAGACTCTTTTCTCAAATATGCTGCCAGTATACAGCTGTTCAAGACTTATGAAAATCATCACGAGGGTCTTTTAACcgttaagaaaaacaaaatcatTTCCAATGCTGCACTCTGCAGGCTTGCAATTGCTCGTAAAATACCG GGATTTATCCGTAATGAACCATTCGATCTTAAAACATGGCTCATTCCTGGAGATAATTCTCAAGTTCACAAATTCGACGAAGAATTCCTGATGCCGTCAGTAAAAATGTATAGTAGGGGAAAACTGAAGATTAAAAGCAAGAGAGTAGCTGATGTGGTTGAGGCTCTAATAGGTGCCTACCTCAGCTCGGGCGGGGAAGTAGCGGCTTTATCATTTATGAAATGGCTTGGGCTGGACAttgattttgttgatgcacCTATGCCCAGGCACTTCCCCATGAATGCTGAGAAGCTAGTCAATGTCAGATACTTGGAATCCATGCTACATTACAAGTTCAATGATCCTTCTTTGCTTGTTGAAGCGCTAACTCACGGATCTTACATGCTTCCTGAGATTCCACGATGCTATCAG CGCTTGGAATTTCTTGGAGATGCAGTGTTAGATTATGTTGTTACAGCACATCTCTATTTCAAATATCCGGGACTGACTCCAGGACTCATTACTGATTTGAGGTCTGCCTCTGTAAACAATGAATGCTATGCTCATTCTGCAGTTAAGGCAGGCCTGCACAAGCATATTCTTCATGCCTCACAAGAGTTGCAGAGGCAGATATTTGGTACTGTTGAGGATTTCGAGAAATTGGATCTTGTGTCCACATTTGGATGGGAGGCTGAAACTACTTTCCCAAAG GTGCTTGGAGATGTTATTGAGTtttaatcatttattcttttggGTTCGCTATAGGTGCTTGGAGATGCGATCTTTGTTGATTCTAGCTTCAACAAAGATATTACATTTCAGAGCATACGACCTCTTCTGGAACCGTTGATTACACCTCAGACAATAAAGCTCCATCCTGTAAGAGAGTTAAGTGAACTATGTGACCAGAAAGGTTAtataaagaagaagaatgtCGTCTCTCGTGAGAATGGTGTGGCATATATTACAGTTGAGGTTGAAGCAAATGGTGTTGTTTACAAGAGCACGTGCTCGGGGCGAGACAAAATAATAGCCAAGAAGGTGGCTAGCAAAAATGTGCTCAAGTCTCTAAAGGAATGTGCATCCAATGCATAG